From a region of the Candidatus Cloacimonadaceae bacterium genome:
- a CDS encoding DUF3164 family protein, producing the protein METTNTPKAKKTADRTRIDASGQSIPISIIKPEILKQDAIVAKTIERVQKLHDRIVADKAKLFEDVELYLQQVAEKNGLLWKGNALLNSFDGKYRVEIRFKEHIQFGLELQLAKQKIDECLKAWTSDSNVNLRAIISEAFQVDKKGEIAKYRILRLRRYNIKDPVWKEAMELIDAAIQVVSTKQYITFYEKDGSGQVRQIVLNFTAL; encoded by the coding sequence ATGGAAACCACCAACACCCCCAAGGCTAAGAAAACTGCCGACCGCACCAGAATTGACGCTAGCGGTCAGAGCATTCCCATCTCGATTATCAAACCGGAAATCCTCAAGCAGGATGCCATCGTAGCCAAGACCATCGAACGTGTCCAGAAACTGCATGACCGCATTGTCGCCGACAAAGCCAAGCTCTTTGAGGATGTAGAGTTGTACCTGCAGCAGGTAGCTGAGAAGAACGGCTTGCTGTGGAAAGGTAATGCCCTGCTCAACAGCTTTGACGGCAAGTACAGAGTTGAAATCAGGTTCAAAGAGCATATCCAGTTCGGCTTGGAGCTACAACTTGCCAAGCAGAAGATCGACGAGTGCCTGAAAGCCTGGACATCGGACTCCAACGTCAATCTCAGAGCTATCATCAGTGAAGCCTTCCAAGTCGACAAGAAAGGCGAGATCGCCAAATACCGTATCCTAAGACTGCGCCGCTACAACATCAAGGATCCGGTCTGGAAGGAAGCAATGGAGTTGATTGATGCCGCTATCCAAGTCGTATCCACCAAGCAGTATATCACTTTCTACGAGAAAGACGGTTCCGGGCAAGTCCGTCAGATTGTGCTCAACTTCACCGCATTATAA
- a CDS encoding ATP-binding protein has protein sequence MKQGKLIRISNVEKADETIRFLLNRPKLEMVGLGLIYGKPGLGKTTYANRIAFSKGYIYLRLEATTTPKSFAVHLLTALYKRFNLGEYIPMGTANNLFKACLQILEDHEDTVIVIDEIDYAFRHEQLLGAIRDIVDETLTVVILVGMQNAKDRLAQINEYYFDRCNSFYEFQPVTKADIKAIATQILDVEVGREMIEIVYHNCAGNLRKAMKLMHMLETAIQKQPNIPLHDIDFRKAL, from the coding sequence ATGAAACAAGGCAAACTGATCAGAATCAGCAACGTTGAGAAAGCCGATGAGACGATCAGGTTCCTGCTCAACCGTCCCAAGCTGGAGATGGTGGGATTGGGACTGATCTACGGCAAGCCCGGATTGGGCAAGACCACCTATGCCAACCGCATCGCCTTCAGCAAAGGCTATATCTATCTGCGGCTGGAGGCAACCACCACACCCAAGTCTTTCGCAGTGCATCTGCTGACCGCACTCTACAAGCGCTTCAATCTTGGAGAGTACATCCCCATGGGCACCGCCAATAACCTATTCAAAGCTTGTCTGCAGATATTGGAAGATCATGAAGACACAGTCATTGTAATCGATGAGATCGACTATGCCTTCCGGCACGAACAACTGCTCGGTGCGATCCGGGACATCGTAGATGAGACGCTGACTGTGGTTATTCTGGTCGGGATGCAGAATGCCAAAGACAGACTGGCGCAGATCAATGAATACTACTTTGATCGCTGCAACAGCTTCTATGAGTTCCAGCCGGTCACCAAAGCCGATATCAAAGCCATAGCCACTCAGATATTGGATGTGGAGGTAGGCAGAGAGATGATTGAGATCGTCTACCACAACTGTGCCGGTAACCTCAGAAAAGCCATGAAGCTGATGCACATGTTAGAGACAGCCATCCAGAAGCAGCCCAATATTCCACTGCATGACATCGACTTCAGGAAGGCTCTATGA
- a CDS encoding Mu transposase C-terminal domain-containing protein — MKPYDFTIEEYTEFFNKCFPDREKVPWLGDLISNRNRKPKDVSSPAYVSDIEVDDADSLLDSQSEKDLHPAQTLPAVTVQLEPKGQYIDFTPYNQNYTKYDAEAKLYGHFCAIVLNRLTDCEFKVEEWLRITEEYNNGSLVPELYRLRGKRTDRALRLWIERYQESEQDMFALIHRGRNKERKRKVTEEESALLLNVLLHPNQVTIGSAINALKTKTRMGMLESPSSVPTLRRWCREWERDNPAIWNQTRKGSKYVAEHIIKTIMRDSSILDVGEVWVADGHTLAFDILNPKTGKAQRMTMIMVLDWASRYPVGASLAFTEDSHHIQIAFRNGFLNWGALPKFVYLDNGRAFKSKLFHETWEEHDLEKELAGIFPKLNIGAQFAASYNAKAKVIERFFKTFQEQFERFISSFRGSCIDNKPATLMRNEKWAQKLYKSEPPTIEEAMQMIGFYVRYVYGENPHEGLKGKTPWQVFSSASLPEDRLVQPCKLNFMMLSTERKAVRNDGIVFNKLRYWHPALIDYIGKSVIFRYDLADARWILVYDTKDVFICQAELRQTQHPFIKLAMDQPLAHKALKQEYTYIKKLQRNTEQRSKIFVKRNQETVDALLEPYRKAIAASENPTFIQPPAIEAPQPGPEQFIENLEHQIAGLTFEPSLPVPTEEKSMDVPVDDEQDSDTNPFVNNSFKQMCDFIGIKQATK, encoded by the coding sequence ATGAAGCCTTATGACTTTACGATAGAGGAGTACACTGAGTTCTTCAACAAGTGCTTCCCTGATCGGGAAAAAGTGCCCTGGCTTGGTGATCTGATCTCTAATCGGAATAGAAAACCCAAGGATGTGTCATCTCCTGCTTATGTATCGGATATTGAAGTTGATGATGCCGATTCTTTGCTTGATAGCCAGTCTGAGAAGGATCTACATCCGGCTCAGACCCTCCCGGCTGTAACAGTCCAACTGGAACCAAAAGGACAGTATATCGATTTCACGCCCTATAATCAGAACTATACCAAGTATGATGCCGAGGCTAAGCTCTATGGTCACTTCTGCGCCATTGTGCTCAACCGCCTGACTGATTGTGAGTTCAAAGTGGAAGAGTGGCTGCGGATAACCGAAGAGTACAACAATGGCAGCTTGGTGCCGGAACTCTACCGGCTTCGGGGCAAGAGAACCGATAGAGCGCTCAGGCTCTGGATTGAACGCTATCAGGAGTCTGAGCAGGATATGTTTGCCCTGATCCACAGAGGTCGCAATAAAGAGCGTAAGCGCAAGGTAACCGAAGAGGAAAGCGCACTGCTGCTCAATGTGCTGTTGCATCCTAATCAAGTGACCATCGGTTCTGCCATCAATGCTCTTAAAACAAAAACCAGAATGGGGATGCTCGAATCTCCCTCCAGTGTGCCAACCTTAAGACGCTGGTGCCGGGAATGGGAGCGAGACAATCCTGCCATCTGGAATCAAACCCGCAAGGGCAGTAAATACGTAGCTGAGCATATCATCAAGACGATCATGCGGGACAGCAGCATCCTCGATGTGGGAGAAGTATGGGTGGCAGACGGTCATACTTTGGCATTCGATATCCTCAATCCCAAGACCGGGAAAGCGCAACGCATGACCATGATCATGGTTCTGGACTGGGCAAGCCGCTATCCGGTAGGCGCATCACTCGCCTTTACCGAAGACAGCCATCACATCCAGATCGCATTTAGAAACGGTTTCCTGAACTGGGGAGCGCTACCTAAGTTTGTCTATCTCGATAATGGCAGAGCCTTCAAGAGTAAACTCTTTCATGAGACCTGGGAAGAGCATGATCTGGAGAAAGAACTGGCTGGTATCTTCCCCAAGCTTAATATCGGAGCCCAGTTCGCAGCCAGCTACAATGCCAAAGCTAAAGTGATCGAACGGTTCTTCAAGACCTTCCAGGAGCAGTTTGAGCGGTTCATCTCCAGCTTCCGGGGCTCCTGTATTGATAACAAGCCTGCCACGCTAATGCGGAATGAGAAATGGGCACAGAAGCTATACAAGTCTGAACCACCCACTATTGAGGAAGCCATGCAGATGATCGGCTTCTATGTCCGGTATGTCTATGGTGAGAATCCGCATGAGGGACTGAAGGGCAAGACTCCCTGGCAGGTATTCAGTTCTGCTTCTCTGCCGGAAGACAGGCTGGTGCAACCATGTAAACTCAATTTTATGATGCTGAGTACAGAACGCAAGGCAGTACGTAACGATGGCATCGTCTTTAACAAACTCCGCTACTGGCATCCGGCTTTGATCGACTACATCGGTAAGTCAGTGATCTTCAGATACGACCTGGCTGATGCGAGGTGGATACTGGTCTATGATACCAAAGACGTATTCATCTGCCAGGCAGAGCTCCGGCAGACTCAGCATCCCTTCATCAAGCTGGCTATGGATCAGCCGCTGGCGCATAAGGCTCTCAAGCAGGAATACACCTACATCAAGAAGCTGCAGCGCAATACCGAGCAACGCTCCAAGATCTTCGTGAAACGTAATCAGGAGACGGTCGATGCCCTACTTGAACCCTACCGCAAAGCCATTGCTGCCAGTGAGAACCCCACTTTTATCCAACCTCCGGCTATCGAAGCACCTCAGCCGGGTCCGGAGCAGTTCATTGAAAACCTGGAACACCAGATAGCCGGATTGACCTTCGAACCCAGTCTCCCAGTTCCAACAGAGGAGAAGAGCATGGATGTTCCGGTTGATGACGAGCAAGACTCAGATACCAATCCCTTCGTAAACAACAGCTTCAAACAGATGTGCGACTTCATCGGCATCAAACAAGCAACGAAATGA
- a CDS encoding helix-turn-helix domain-containing protein: MKATTYETGGRVVKDDHCDTLSTVTLVTVVSNREKMPLMLITRCFEHCDTLNRRNYVTVVPDHSTTVTHHRNGIVTVLLPVTDFYWKRLKMSKRKINAVWLTVERVAELMNCSTRTVWRFVKRNRITVYKQQIALGSSRVMKAFLLTSPDILVSEMADCEAKGMLPGEFIEIGIEVDGKLMYSALIYQYRECKTEDGNYYEAL, translated from the coding sequence ATGAAAGCGACTACTTACGAGACCGGGGGCAGAGTGGTCAAGGACGACCACTGTGACACATTGAGCACTGTGACACTTGTCACAGTGGTTTCCAATCGGGAGAAAATGCCGTTAATGCTGATTACAAGATGCTTTGAGCACTGTGACACATTAAATCGGCGGAATTATGTCACAGTGGTGCCAGATCACTCGACCACTGTGACACATCACAGAAACGGAATTGTCACAGTGCTTTTACCGGTAACTGATTTTTATTGGAAGAGGCTGAAAATGAGCAAACGCAAGATCAATGCGGTCTGGCTGACCGTCGAACGGGTGGCGGAGTTGATGAACTGTTCCACCCGGACAGTATGGCGGTTCGTGAAGCGCAACCGGATAACAGTATATAAGCAGCAGATAGCCTTAGGCAGCAGCCGGGTAATGAAAGCCTTTCTGCTGACCAGTCCCGATATACTCGTGAGTGAGATGGCAGACTGCGAAGCCAAGGGTATGCTTCCGGGCGAGTTCATTGAGATTGGCATCGAAGTGGATGGCAAGCTCATGTACAGCGCTCTTATTTATCAATACAGAGAATGTAAAACTGAGGATGGTAATTATTATGAAGCCTTATGA
- a CDS encoding S24 family peptidase encodes MKAEDIGARLGMLVKALHLKNYEFNEKFGISPNSMSRYKNNERYPESEFLAKLVEAGVNVNWLLRGEGSMFIQAVWEMGPDIKTSKKVQIVDGHPTLVNDFDRTYVRTSIFPIAAEISAGQPLEVRDDYESADSVEIPTKYIPLGTDNYIAFKVNGESMEPQILHNDVVLIRKQLTWDNVDGKICAVRFEGGITLKRIQYDPARKGVLLQPLNKDFRVLIIDSDQNDSLTMIGPLALQLRVYKSDALSEKSDDSETSPK; translated from the coding sequence ATGAAGGCAGAAGATATCGGCGCTAGGCTCGGAATGCTGGTCAAAGCATTGCATTTGAAGAACTACGAGTTCAATGAAAAATTCGGTATTTCGCCCAATTCTATGTCTCGTTATAAGAACAATGAGCGCTATCCGGAGTCGGAATTCTTAGCTAAATTAGTCGAAGCCGGAGTGAATGTGAACTGGTTACTCAGAGGAGAAGGCTCGATGTTTATCCAAGCTGTCTGGGAGATGGGACCCGACATCAAGACTTCCAAGAAGGTGCAGATTGTGGATGGGCACCCGACCTTAGTCAATGATTTTGATAGGACTTACGTACGTACCTCAATCTTCCCGATTGCGGCGGAAATTTCCGCCGGACAACCACTCGAAGTGAGAGATGACTATGAATCGGCGGATTCTGTCGAAATCCCAACCAAGTATATCCCACTCGGTACGGACAACTACATTGCCTTCAAAGTTAACGGTGAGAGCATGGAGCCGCAGATCCTGCATAATGATGTTGTGCTGATCCGCAAGCAGCTCACCTGGGACAATGTGGACGGTAAAATCTGTGCCGTCAGATTCGAGGGAGGCATTACCCTGAAAAGGATTCAGTATGATCCGGCTCGCAAGGGAGTTCTGCTCCAACCGCTCAATAAAGACTTTCGTGTTCTTATTATAGACTCAGATCAGAATGACTCGCTAACCATGATCGGCCCCTTAGCGCTCCAATTGCGGGTCTATAAATCTGATGCCCTTTCCGAAAAATCTGATGATTCCGAAACCAGTCCAAAATGA
- a CDS encoding transcriptional regulator, producing the protein MTLNDIANMLEAEVILPGTGMETPVPCAFASDLISDILMCTKEPTLLLTGLTNNQVIRLSDMIDLTAIVFVRGKKPLQEIVEMAKERNLPLLATNMTLYRSSGLLFNAGLRSCKI; encoded by the coding sequence ATGACTTTAAATGACATAGCGAACATGCTGGAAGCGGAAGTGATCCTGCCCGGAACGGGGATGGAGACACCAGTTCCATGCGCCTTTGCCTCGGATCTGATCAGCGACATCCTGATGTGCACCAAGGAGCCGACCCTTCTTTTGACGGGGTTGACGAACAATCAGGTGATCCGTCTATCGGACATGATCGATCTGACGGCGATAGTATTTGTGCGAGGGAAAAAGCCCTTGCAAGAGATTGTGGAAATGGCAAAGGAGCGGAATCTGCCGCTACTTGCCACAAATATGACGTTATATCGTTCCAGCGGGTTGTTGTTCAATGCCGGATTGCGCAGTTGCAAGATCTGA
- a CDS encoding ATP-binding protein: MAEYWNVSPGFEDAITRYFTDVPEAEVTLESAIPEKDFNSAGRGSAEVKNLLKRLGVDNDILRRVAVAAYEAEINVAAHSIGGKMTSHIYDDMIHIKFEDRGPGIADIDQAMIPGFSTADELVREFGFGAGLGLPNILRNADALHIVSAKNCPTLVELIIYFTPI; the protein is encoded by the coding sequence ATGGCGGAATACTGGAACGTCAGCCCCGGTTTTGAGGACGCGATTACCCGTTATTTTACGGATGTTCCCGAAGCCGAGGTGACCCTGGAATCTGCGATTCCGGAAAAGGATTTCAATTCCGCGGGCAGGGGCTCCGCCGAGGTCAAAAACCTGCTCAAACGCCTGGGAGTGGACAATGACATCCTGCGCCGGGTGGCGGTTGCCGCTTATGAAGCGGAAATCAACGTCGCCGCACACTCAATTGGCGGAAAGATGACAAGCCATATCTATGACGACATGATCCACATCAAGTTTGAAGACCGGGGACCGGGCATTGCCGATATTGACCAAGCAATGATTCCTGGATTTTCCACCGCGGACGAATTGGTTCGCGAGTTTGGTTTCGGAGCCGGTTTGGGGCTTCCCAACATCCTAAGAAACGCGGATGCTCTGCACATCGTTTCGGCAAAAAATTGCCCGACGCTGGTGGAACTGATCATCTATTTCACACCGATATGA
- a CDS encoding [Fe-Fe] hydrogenase large subunit C-terminal domain-containing protein produces the protein MPDAGGTDHLFHTDMNDEKKQYFHALQILADNCTGCTACVKVCPTEAIRVRDRKASIDPNRCIDCGNCVSICQFHAIIPRSDSLETLNKFKYRVAIISSSYFGQFTEDISYAVAKQALLELGFDEAAEEAMVTDFMIKIIRDYIRANRDKRPILSSNCPAVVRLIQVKYPALLPNLFHLEAPMSILTRYLREKIREEKQLNEDEIGIFLIVPCVAHVTAVHQPEGVYKHLQDGAFSIGMIYGKVRELIKKVQNNPVEIDTYPKGLTWALSGVQAELVDCEDIRALSVNGIENVMDILSRVEDHYLDQYDYIVLRSCTNGCVGGCLNVENPFVAMSRIQKMIKEGEEQIIDIHNLEELYHDGEFAVAPLTARPIMELDKDIKTAIKKMKKINEFLTMLPGLNCSACGSPTCYALAEDIVLGKATIDDCLVLLKRHSKEED, from the coding sequence TTGCCCGACGCTGGTGGAACTGATCATCTATTTCACACCGATATGAACGACGAAAAGAAGCAATACTTTCATGCTCTTCAGATCCTTGCGGATAACTGCACGGGCTGCACTGCCTGTGTGAAGGTCTGTCCCACTGAGGCGATCAGGGTGCGAGACCGCAAAGCTTCGATCGATCCAAACCGTTGCATCGATTGCGGCAACTGCGTCTCCATCTGTCAATTCCATGCCATCATTCCACGCAGCGACTCGCTCGAAACCTTGAATAAATTCAAATATCGGGTGGCGATCATTTCGTCATCATATTTTGGTCAATTCACCGAAGACATATCCTATGCAGTTGCCAAGCAAGCACTTCTGGAGCTTGGCTTTGACGAGGCGGCGGAAGAGGCGATGGTGACGGATTTTATGATCAAGATAATCCGGGATTATATCCGTGCCAATCGGGACAAGCGTCCCATCCTTTCCAGCAACTGTCCCGCGGTGGTTCGTCTGATCCAGGTGAAATATCCTGCGCTTTTGCCCAATCTCTTCCACCTGGAAGCGCCGATGAGCATTCTCACCCGCTATTTAAGAGAGAAAATCAGGGAAGAAAAACAGCTCAATGAAGACGAGATCGGTATCTTTTTGATCGTGCCCTGCGTGGCTCACGTGACCGCTGTCCATCAGCCTGAGGGCGTTTACAAGCATTTGCAGGACGGGGCTTTTTCCATCGGAATGATCTATGGCAAGGTGCGCGAACTGATCAAAAAGGTGCAAAACAACCCCGTGGAAATAGATACATATCCCAAAGGATTGACTTGGGCGCTCTCCGGAGTGCAAGCGGAACTTGTTGATTGCGAGGATATTCGCGCGCTTTCGGTGAACGGGATCGAAAACGTGATGGACATCCTTTCCCGCGTGGAAGATCACTACCTTGATCAATATGACTATATCGTATTGCGCAGTTGCACAAACGGTTGCGTGGGCGGCTGCCTCAATGTGGAGAATCCCTTCGTGGCAATGAGCCGGATACAGAAAATGATCAAGGAAGGCGAGGAGCAAATCATCGATATCCATAATCTCGAAGAGCTTTACCATGATGGAGAGTTTGCCGTCGCTCCCCTGACCGCGCGTCCGATCATGGAGCTGGATAAGGACATCAAAACCGCCATCAAAAAGATGAAGAAAATAAACGAGTTTCTCACCATGCTGCCGGGCTTAAACTGCAGCGCCTGCGGATCTCCCACCTGCTATGCCCTGGCGGAAGATATCGTGCTGGGCAAAGCCACGATCGATGATTGTTTGGTGCTGCTCAAGCGTCATTCCAAAGAAGAGGATTGA
- a CDS encoding PHP domain-containing protein, whose protein sequence is MRWFNADLHIHSVLSPCGGLEMSPRELVARLKTIGIDWFAITDHNSMANCPAYEAVAKRAGIEFTWGMELQTSEEIHLLVYFDNVVLAQAFDQEVYASLLPLDNDADFFGDQVIIDENENILSVEQRALSNSSLWDLNTAVEMALAHDGFCVPAHVDSGVNSIISQLGFLPEKPRFNAFGITARADVSRFLQKQPVFSGKTLIRSSDAHYLSDLGSGFSRIRVLEAGASELAKAALRLDHRNIII, encoded by the coding sequence ATGCGCTGGTTCAACGCGGATCTGCATATCCATTCCGTTCTTTCGCCCTGCGGAGGATTGGAGATGTCGCCGCGGGAACTCGTGGCGCGCCTGAAAACCATCGGTATCGATTGGTTTGCGATCACGGATCACAACAGCATGGCAAATTGCCCCGCCTATGAAGCAGTCGCAAAACGCGCAGGTATCGAATTTACCTGGGGGATGGAGCTTCAAACCTCGGAGGAGATCCACCTGCTCGTCTATTTTGACAACGTGGTGCTGGCGCAAGCCTTTGATCAGGAAGTATATGCGTCTCTGCTGCCGCTCGATAACGACGCGGATTTTTTCGGCGATCAAGTTATCATTGACGAAAATGAGAACATTTTATCCGTGGAGCAACGAGCGCTGTCAAACTCATCGCTGTGGGACTTGAACACCGCAGTGGAAATGGCTTTGGCGCATGATGGATTCTGCGTTCCGGCGCATGTTGACTCCGGTGTGAACAGTATTATCAGCCAGCTCGGTTTCCTGCCTGAAAAACCGCGTTTTAACGCTTTCGGGATAACTGCGCGCGCGGACGTAAGCAGGTTTTTACAAAAGCAGCCCGTTTTTTCGGGAAAGACACTGATCCGCAGCTCGGACGCTCATTATTTGAGCGATCTCGGCAGCGGTTTCAGCCGCATCCGGGTTTTGGAAGCCGGCGCTTCCGAACTCGCCAAAGCGGCACTGCGTCTTGATCACAGAAATATAATTATATAA
- a CDS encoding NAD(P)H-dependent oxidoreductase subunit E: MNSVSQLDNPLYDRLRVVIGEKKDLRNPLIEILRMAQEIFGYLPVEVQEFIGKEMNLPVSKIFGVVTFYNFFSMKPRGKFMLNVCTGTACFVKGAPRLIQMISEHLGIEMGETSKDGLFTMSAVRCVGACSLAPVFVIGEDTFGRIETRDKVSEIFKRYQ, encoded by the coding sequence ATGAATTCCGTATCTCAGCTTGACAATCCTCTCTATGACCGCCTCAGGGTGGTGATAGGGGAGAAAAAGGATCTGCGCAATCCGCTGATCGAGATTTTGCGCATGGCGCAGGAGATATTTGGATACCTGCCCGTCGAAGTGCAGGAATTTATCGGTAAAGAGATGAATCTTCCTGTGAGTAAGATCTTTGGCGTGGTGACGTTTTATAACTTCTTTTCGATGAAACCCCGCGGCAAGTTTATGCTCAATGTCTGCACCGGCACGGCATGTTTCGTCAAAGGCGCTCCCCGCCTGATCCAAATGATCTCCGAACACCTCGGAATCGAAATGGGGGAGACCTCCAAAGACGGGCTTTTTACCATGAGCGCGGTGCGCTGCGTCGGTGCCTGCTCTCTGGCTCCGGTTTTCGTCATCGGGGAAGACACTTTTGGCAGGATCGAAACCAGGGACAAAGTCTCCGAGATCTTCAAACGCTATCAATAA
- a CDS encoding ATP-binding protein, which yields MQDISLHLLDIIENSVRAKARNIKVRVINNAEKNRLRIIVEDDGVGMDTQTLERAQDPFYTSKAEREKKVGLGIPLFKQNAELANGSFKMASEPGFGTVLTVDFELSNIDRMPLGNLKDTLLGSIIGHPEVDFSIHLTCRERGHEQSFHFDTAAIKEELGDIPLTYPDVIEYIDQSLFEGIQNTNMEDV from the coding sequence ATGCAAGATATCTCTCTGCACCTTCTGGACATCATCGAAAACTCCGTGCGAGCGAAAGCCAGAAACATCAAGGTGCGCGTGATCAATAACGCTGAAAAGAACCGTTTGCGCATCATTGTCGAAGACGACGGAGTGGGGATGGACACCCAGACCCTGGAAAGAGCGCAGGATCCTTTCTATACCAGCAAAGCCGAACGGGAAAAGAAGGTCGGGCTCGGTATTCCGCTGTTTAAACAGAACGCGGAGCTTGCCAACGGCAGTTTCAAGATGGCAAGCGAACCTGGCTTTGGCACGGTGCTCACGGTGGATTTTGAACTGAGCAACATCGACCGTATGCCGCTTGGAAACCTCAAGGATACCCTTCTGGGATCGATTATCGGGCACCCGGAAGTAGATTTTTCCATCCATCTGACCTGTCGCGAGCGGGGGCATGAACAGTCCTTTCATTTCGATACTGCCGCCATCAAAGAAGAGCTTGGCGATATCCCGCTCACCTATCCCGATGTGATTGAATACATCGATCAAAGTTTATTTGAAGGAATACAAAATACAAACATGGAGGATGTCTGA
- a CDS encoding (2Fe-2S) ferredoxin domain-containing protein, with product MKTLADLKKIREKAQEEMKFRGGNVRIKIVVGMGTSGIAMGAREVMKTFLEEISNRNLTDVLVTQTGEKGLSSMEPVVDVIEDGKAKITYGNMNPDKVKKVVVEHIVNGRTVSDYVVATGD from the coding sequence ATGAAAACATTGGCAGACCTTAAGAAAATCCGTGAAAAAGCCCAGGAAGAAATGAAATTTCGTGGCGGAAACGTGCGCATCAAGATCGTCGTGGGGATGGGAACATCCGGTATCGCGATGGGCGCCCGTGAAGTGATGAAGACCTTTCTGGAAGAGATCTCAAACCGCAACCTCACCGACGTCTTGGTCACCCAGACCGGCGAGAAAGGGCTTTCCTCAATGGAACCCGTCGTCGATGTCATCGAAGATGGCAAAGCCAAAATCACATACGGAAACATGAACCCGGACAAAGTCAAGAAAGTGGTGGTAGAACACATCGTCAATGGAAGAACCGTCTCCGATTATGTAGTTGCCACCGGCGACTGA